A genomic stretch from Fusibacter sp. A1 includes:
- a CDS encoding OmpA family protein, whose protein sequence is MSQYRITTRGKIVIGLLIVMLFIGSYLLIGKFIGAGKGNVESNDNPPIDTQADLVEQSTTVQTQAPQIETTREESVQTQTTTEQTQETTAQTQEATEQSDTVETTTAKDAQSSLHNDEIQLYKAALEVYFKPNETELTESITELLDDFIFIAKDHPELPIRIVGHTLNKDVNSGVAEQRANTIAAYLVSKGVAQEAIHITYQIDSKSDYSEDEFKRLIRADVFFENFRPGK, encoded by the coding sequence GTGAGTCAATATAGGATAACAACACGGGGAAAGATAGTCATTGGATTATTGATTGTGATGCTCTTTATAGGTTCATATCTCCTTATCGGCAAGTTCATAGGTGCAGGCAAGGGGAATGTAGAGTCAAATGATAATCCTCCTATTGACACACAAGCTGATTTAGTTGAGCAAAGTACGACTGTTCAGACTCAAGCCCCTCAAATTGAAACGACTCGTGAGGAGTCTGTGCAAACACAGACGACGACTGAGCAGACACAGGAAACGACAGCGCAGACACAAGAAGCGACTGAGCAAAGCGACACGGTTGAAACCACAACGGCCAAGGATGCACAGTCCTCTCTCCATAATGATGAGATTCAACTGTATAAGGCGGCGCTCGAGGTCTATTTCAAACCAAACGAAACAGAACTTACAGAGAGTATCACCGAGCTGCTGGATGATTTCATCTTCATCGCCAAGGATCATCCTGAGTTACCGATTAGAATCGTAGGACACACCTTGAATAAGGATGTGAATTCAGGAGTTGCAGAGCAAAGGGCCAACACGATCGCCGCCTATCTAGTCAGTAAGGGCGTGGCACAGGAGGCAATTCACATTACCTATCAGATTGATTCAAAATCCGATTATTCAGAGGATGAATTCAAAAGGCTGATAAGGGCGGATGTGTTTTTCGAAAACTTCAGACCGGGTAAATAA
- the dnaX gene encoding DNA polymerase III subunit gamma/tau yields the protein MEYKALYRRFRPLTFGDVIGQQMITQTLINQIAHESIGHAYLFTGSRGTGKTTTSKILSRVVNCLNPVDHNPCNQCEVCRSILNDSNMDVVEMDAASNNGVDDIRELRENIKFPPSSSRYKVMIIDEVHMLSKGAFNALLKTLEEPPEYMIFILATTEPHKVPATITSRCQRFEFKRIDASAMREYMHTLCTTLEVKVDDDALKLIVRLSEGAMRDALSLLEQCLSFAGEVLTYEIAASVLGRSNDDDLTILSEAIIRGDVSEMIRLSRIQYDRGKDVSVLIGDLIELFRSGMLFSTMGDDHLMDLPQSELVWIERLTSQHGVKEWIRVLEALMVADQKVRYASHPWIAFELALAKLTAVGEEDSIAGLIKRIENLERNGVQAIHQPVRDNQRTVQQAKVVEVSHDKAVPRQADHGAAETEAEVFDPGDLTLLVIKENWDKYMSSVKERLVSTYALMKEVKPVSFKNGKLQLQLNEALKILKPAIENEDNMFHICEAFKHTFGSLPKIEIIDYALEDTRADEVKSFFKNLVDDDHVIIK from the coding sequence ATGGAATATAAAGCTTTATATCGTAGATTCAGACCGCTTACCTTTGGAGATGTAATCGGTCAGCAAATGATTACGCAGACGCTGATCAATCAGATCGCTCATGAAAGTATCGGGCATGCCTATCTGTTTACGGGTTCGCGTGGAACAGGTAAGACGACAACTTCAAAGATTCTCTCAAGAGTAGTCAACTGCTTGAATCCTGTCGACCATAATCCTTGTAATCAGTGTGAAGTATGCAGGAGCATTTTGAATGATTCCAATATGGATGTCGTGGAGATGGATGCCGCATCAAACAACGGTGTCGACGATATTCGCGAGCTGAGAGAAAATATAAAGTTCCCGCCTAGTTCAAGCCGCTATAAGGTCATGATCATCGATGAGGTGCACATGCTTTCAAAAGGAGCCTTCAACGCACTTCTTAAGACGCTTGAAGAGCCTCCTGAATACATGATATTCATCCTGGCGACAACAGAACCCCATAAGGTTCCTGCAACGATTACCAGCAGGTGCCAGAGGTTTGAGTTCAAAAGGATCGACGCCTCCGCTATGAGGGAGTACATGCACACCCTATGCACCACTTTAGAGGTGAAGGTGGATGACGATGCGCTCAAACTGATTGTCAGATTATCTGAAGGCGCGATGCGTGATGCGCTTAGTCTTTTAGAACAATGCCTGTCGTTTGCAGGTGAAGTTTTGACCTATGAGATTGCTGCAAGTGTTTTAGGACGTTCGAATGATGATGACCTGACCATTCTGTCAGAGGCCATCATTAGGGGAGATGTTTCTGAGATGATCAGGTTATCCCGTATTCAATATGACAGAGGAAAGGACGTCTCTGTTCTTATAGGAGATTTGATCGAATTATTCAGATCAGGTATGCTCTTTTCCACTATGGGAGACGACCATCTGATGGATCTTCCTCAAAGTGAACTTGTTTGGATTGAAAGACTTACCTCTCAACATGGTGTGAAGGAATGGATCAGGGTCCTAGAAGCGCTTATGGTCGCCGATCAGAAGGTAAGATACGCGTCACATCCCTGGATAGCTTTTGAGCTGGCGCTTGCCAAGCTGACTGCTGTTGGTGAAGAGGATTCGATCGCCGGTCTGATAAAGAGGATCGAGAACCTTGAGCGGAATGGTGTCCAGGCAATCCATCAACCGGTGAGGGATAATCAGAGAACCGTTCAACAAGCGAAGGTTGTTGAAGTAAGCCATGACAAGGCCGTCCCAAGACAGGCGGATCATGGCGCTGCCGAGACAGAAGCTGAAGTCTTTGATCCAGGTGACTTGACACTCCTTGTCATTAAGGAAAACTGGGACAAGTATATGTCTTCAGTGAAGGAAAGACTGGTCTCAACCTATGCGCTGATGAAAGAAGTAAAACCAGTCTCTTTCAAAAACGGCAAATTGCAGTTACAATTGAATGAGGCGTTAAAAATATTGAAGCCGGCGATAGAGAACGAGGACAACATGTTTCATATCTGTGAGGCATTCAAACATACGTTCGGATCGTTGCCGAAAATAGAAATCATCGATTATGCACTCGAGGATACGCGTGCAGATGAGGTAAAGTCGTTCTTTAAAAATTTGGTTGATGATGACCATGTGATTATTAAGTAA
- a CDS encoding YbaB/EbfC family nucleoid-associated protein: MSKGKFKGAPGGMGNMGGMMKQVQKMQRDMEKAQKELEETIYESTAGGGAVKIVLNGKKEIQSLELSEAVVDPDDIEMLQDLIIVALNDAMKQVDEQSEKVMGKMTGGMNIPGLF, translated from the coding sequence ATGTCAAAAGGAAAATTCAAAGGTGCGCCAGGCGGAATGGGAAACATGGGCGGCATGATGAAGCAAGTACAAAAAATGCAAAGGGATATGGAAAAGGCTCAAAAGGAACTTGAAGAGACAATCTATGAGTCGACTGCCGGCGGTGGTGCCGTTAAGATCGTCTTGAACGGAAAAAAAGAAATCCAATCACTAGAGTTGTCAGAAGCCGTAGTGGATCCGGATGATATAGAAATGTTGCAGGATCTGATCATCGTTGCTCTCAATGACGCGATGAAGCAAGTAGACGAACAATCGGAAAAAGTGATGGGTAAGATGACAGGTGGCATGAACATTCCTGGCTTATTCTAG
- the recR gene encoding recombination mediator RecR, translating to MQSFIAPIERLVEEFAKLPGIGRKTAQRLAFHMLDRREEDVRRFAQAMVDAKKQVHYCSVCGNFTDVDPCSICSSATRKHDSICVVEDPKDVFVMERTKEFSGLYHVLHGAISPLEGVGPDDIRVKELIKRLTDVEEVILCTNPTIEGEATAMYISKLIKPLGIKVTRIAHGVPVGGDIEYADEITLSKALEGRREL from the coding sequence ATGCAATCATTCATTGCACCTATAGAGCGGTTGGTCGAGGAGTTCGCAAAACTTCCAGGCATAGGACGAAAAACCGCTCAAAGATTGGCCTTTCACATGCTTGATAGACGTGAAGAGGATGTAAGAAGATTTGCCCAGGCGATGGTGGATGCGAAAAAACAAGTCCATTATTGCAGTGTTTGCGGAAATTTTACAGACGTGGACCCTTGCTCCATCTGCAGCAGCGCTACTAGAAAACATGATAGCATCTGCGTTGTAGAGGATCCAAAAGATGTTTTTGTAATGGAAAGAACCAAGGAATTCTCGGGACTATACCATGTTCTTCATGGTGCCATTTCTCCTCTTGAAGGAGTCGGACCCGATGATATCAGGGTCAAGGAGCTTATCAAAAGACTGACCGACGTGGAAGAAGTGATTCTATGTACCAACCCTACCATCGAAGGTGAAGCTACCGCAATGTACATCTCTAAGCTGATTAAACCCCTTGGAATAAAAGTGACTAGAATAGCACACGGCGTTCCTGTCGGAGGTGATATCGAATATGCTGATGAAATCACATTATCGAAGGCACTTGAAGGTAGAAGGGAACTATAA
- a CDS encoding EcsC family protein has product MIDKKVEINEIKRILAYEEKLIKNNPQSVENPVGIDLKTVNKMDESKYLKVLQSAFEGSFRQYLMNPVDSKERLKGIVFDYLDIHSFSQIKRLPLRQLERTAKKNLFKREVFTFFEGAVFGLGGIGSAAAEIPLLMRQMYNQVEQIAITFGMDPFQYVERVYIVKVIMLSMCNSQKEKRELVNELHAIEILIKSGKTTKIYEQSSYHYDWLASQASIGTSKAILSAKLIQSIPVLGMGMGAVSNLTLMSRISQVALNCYKRRFLERKWHYNKL; this is encoded by the coding sequence TTGATTGATAAAAAAGTTGAGATTAATGAAATAAAACGAATTCTTGCATATGAGGAAAAACTGATCAAAAATAATCCACAATCTGTGGAAAACCCTGTGGGTATCGACCTTAAAACTGTGAATAAAATGGACGAAAGCAAATATCTAAAGGTTCTACAGTCTGCATTCGAAGGTTCTTTCAGGCAGTATCTCATGAACCCTGTGGACAGCAAGGAAAGACTCAAAGGCATCGTTTTCGATTACTTGGACATCCATTCCTTCAGTCAGATCAAAAGACTTCCGCTGCGACAACTGGAAAGAACGGCAAAAAAAAATCTATTTAAAAGAGAAGTATTCACATTCTTTGAAGGAGCTGTTTTCGGATTAGGCGGCATAGGCTCCGCCGCTGCAGAAATTCCACTTTTGATGAGGCAGATGTACAATCAAGTCGAGCAGATCGCAATCACATTCGGTATGGATCCGTTTCAGTATGTCGAGAGGGTCTATATCGTTAAAGTGATCATGCTGTCGATGTGCAATAGTCAAAAAGAGAAAAGAGAGCTTGTCAACGAGCTGCATGCGATAGAGATACTCATCAAATCAGGAAAAACCACTAAGATTTACGAGCAGTCCTCCTATCATTACGATTGGCTAGCGAGTCAAGCCTCAATCGGGACAAGCAAGGCTATTCTATCGGCAAAGCTCATCCAGTCGATTCCAGTACTTGGGATGGGAATGGGGGCGGTTTCGAATTTGACGCTAATGAGTAGGATCTCACAAGTGGCCCTTAATTGCTACAAGCGTAGGTTTCTTGAAAGAAAATGGCACTATAACAAGCTATAG
- a CDS encoding leucyl aminopeptidase, which yields MNVQLKNSNEALKSDGYGLLLFKDFDRSLVPEPVNQILEELLKKEAFSLNSGKVKVIYSGTTPYIVVGLGDKIEDLDLNDIRLATDKLMKAANEEKVANLSVRIQRSHIERAYAFRAFAEIAQSNTYQFDSFKSKKTQQTLVSVTIVEEEINDALIEVISEGILLGEGVNVAKKLVDEPSNVINPETLAKYAKQFGKEFGFEVDVFKEEKIEKLGMHAYMAVARGSSNEPHFIVMRYVGDKSSKDILGFVGKGLTYDTGGYSIKTATGMETMKTDMGGAAAVIGAMVSIAKAKLPVNVTAVVAACENSISGDSYKPGDILKTMGGKTIYIGNTDAEGRLTLVDAITYIVREEKVSCVVDMATLTGAALAALGTVAAVTVTNDDNFHRSYEEASRLAGENIWRMPTFKEYDEQIKHHEADLTNMGGQPGSITAALVLREFVEGKPWVHVDIAGVAHYKKPQGYYAKGASGYGVKSLYELAKHRI from the coding sequence ATGAACGTACAATTAAAGAATTCAAATGAGGCACTTAAATCGGATGGTTACGGTCTTTTGCTGTTTAAGGACTTTGACAGATCGCTTGTTCCTGAACCGGTAAATCAGATTCTTGAGGAACTATTGAAAAAGGAAGCTTTTTCACTGAATAGCGGTAAGGTAAAGGTGATCTACAGCGGTACAACGCCTTATATCGTGGTTGGACTTGGAGACAAGATCGAGGATTTGGACTTAAACGACATAAGACTTGCGACTGACAAGCTGATGAAGGCTGCGAACGAGGAAAAGGTCGCCAATCTATCTGTGAGGATTCAACGAAGCCATATAGAGAGAGCGTATGCATTTAGAGCATTTGCAGAGATCGCTCAGAGCAATACCTACCAATTCGATTCCTTCAAGTCGAAAAAAACGCAACAGACACTGGTATCCGTGACAATTGTTGAAGAGGAAATCAACGATGCGCTTATCGAAGTCATTAGCGAAGGAATCCTACTTGGTGAAGGTGTCAATGTCGCTAAAAAACTTGTGGACGAGCCTTCGAATGTGATCAACCCTGAAACACTGGCAAAGTATGCCAAGCAGTTTGGTAAGGAATTTGGATTTGAAGTGGATGTGTTTAAAGAAGAAAAAATTGAAAAATTGGGAATGCACGCCTATATGGCGGTTGCCAGAGGATCGAGTAATGAACCCCATTTTATCGTGATGCGATATGTAGGAGATAAGAGTTCAAAGGATATTCTGGGATTTGTCGGTAAAGGCTTAACCTATGACACCGGTGGATATTCGATCAAAACAGCGACTGGAATGGAAACCATGAAAACAGACATGGGTGGAGCGGCTGCCGTCATCGGAGCAATGGTTTCGATCGCAAAAGCAAAATTGCCTGTAAATGTGACCGCTGTCGTGGCCGCTTGTGAAAATTCGATTTCAGGAGATTCCTACAAGCCAGGCGACATCCTCAAAACAATGGGCGGAAAAACCATCTACATAGGAAACACCGATGCAGAGGGCCGACTGACGCTAGTCGATGCGATAACCTATATCGTTAGAGAAGAAAAGGTGTCCTGTGTTGTGGATATGGCAACGCTAACAGGTGCGGCGCTCGCGGCGCTTGGCACAGTCGCTGCAGTAACGGTGACGAATGATGACAATTTCCACCGCAGTTACGAAGAGGCTTCAAGGCTTGCCGGAGAAAATATCTGGAGAATGCCTACCTTCAAGGAATACGATGAGCAGATCAAGCATCATGAGGCGGATCTTACCAATATGGGTGGACAACCCGGCAGCATAACTGCAGCGCTTGTCCTCAGAGAATTCGTAGAAGGAAAACCATGGGTGCATGTTGATATCGCAGGGGTGGCGCATTATAAGAAGCCCCAGGGCTATTATGCAAAAGGTGCTTCAGGATACGGCGTGAAAAGCCTTTACGAGCTGGCAAAGCATAGAATCTGA
- a CDS encoding HD-GYP domain-containing protein — MRLIPIEISQNFYLAEDVYDVKGSILIKKGAILTDNLCTRVKQNGISSVYINDKYSQTIIEPLIPQSIKYELTHKLKSLFDSLRARQVGKSSVKLSMNLIDDLLKLIDDLEYEIAGRPKNYIDFIDIKSRETYSYEHSVYVAVLSYILGKFSGLNPQDLRNLLIGAIFHDIGMAYLDETIFMKNGKLDLQEFVKIKEHPQLGYEFIKNQVFANSFIKVITLQHHERLDGSGYPNKISGDEIHRLPRYVAITDIYDAMTSDRPYSNAVPAHNAIDYLMGAAVDKLDYKLTKKFIDKIMPYPVGTIVKLTNGVIAVVDAVNENMPRKPVLRRINETTKDLTDELIKLEKEYSIEIESVVFSVDSL; from the coding sequence ATGAGATTAATCCCCATCGAAATCAGTCAGAATTTTTATCTTGCAGAAGACGTGTATGACGTTAAAGGAAGTATCCTTATAAAGAAGGGGGCTATCTTGACGGATAATCTTTGCACTCGCGTCAAGCAAAACGGGATTTCGTCTGTATACATCAATGATAAATACTCTCAAACCATAATAGAACCGCTTATCCCACAGTCGATAAAGTATGAGCTGACCCATAAGTTGAAGTCACTGTTCGACTCGCTACGTGCGAGACAGGTGGGTAAGTCCTCTGTAAAGCTTTCCATGAACCTGATCGACGACCTTCTTAAGTTGATCGACGACCTTGAATACGAGATTGCCGGCCGACCAAAAAACTATATCGATTTCATCGATATCAAATCGCGCGAAACCTATTCCTACGAGCACAGCGTCTATGTCGCAGTCTTGTCCTACATACTAGGCAAATTCTCCGGACTAAATCCACAGGATTTGAGAAACCTGCTTATCGGTGCGATTTTCCATGATATCGGTATGGCATACCTGGATGAGACGATCTTCATGAAAAACGGAAAATTGGACTTGCAGGAGTTTGTAAAGATCAAAGAACATCCGCAACTTGGATACGAGTTCATCAAGAATCAAGTCTTTGCTAATTCCTTTATCAAGGTAATCACCTTGCAGCATCATGAAAGACTCGACGGTAGCGGCTACCCCAACAAGATCAGCGGGGATGAAATCCACCGTTTGCCTAGATATGTCGCCATAACCGACATCTATGACGCGATGACTTCAGACAGGCCTTACTCAAATGCGGTTCCAGCGCACAATGCCATCGATTATCTGATGGGTGCCGCTGTCGACAAGTTGGATTATAAGCTGACAAAGAAGTTTATCGACAAGATCATGCCCTATCCTGTGGGCACCATCGTCAAACTCACCAACGGCGTGATCGCCGTAGTCGATGCTGTAAACGAGAACATGCCGCGAAAGCCCGTACTAAGACGAATCAATGAAACTACGAAGGATTTGACAGATGAACTGATCAAACTCGAAAAGGAATACAGCATCGAAATCGAATCCGTCGTTTTCTCTGTGGACAGTTTGTAA
- a CDS encoding class I SAM-dependent RNA methyltransferase: MQTVKFVAISTFGLEKLVKNEIVRMGYDITSVENGSIAFDAPLTAIAKLNLNLRCAERLFLEVGKFKALTFEELFQGIKGISWENYIPGDGAFPVNAKSYKSKLFSLSDIQAISKKAIVEKLKEEYGFAWFRETGAEVSVHVNFLNDVAQVLLDTSGSGLHRRGYRKKGNEAPLKETLAAGLVLLSNWYGDTPLIDPMCGTGTILIEAAMFKRNIAPGLSRKFASEEWDFIPDNCYKDARKAAYEAINYDLDLTIKGYDISEKTIEIARENAELAGVDDCITFEVQDIRNWTPKEEDDYARIICNPPYGERLEDEAKAFALYEVMGKIIHEQATWSSFILTSHEKFEEAYQKQATRNRKLYNGKIKCYYYQYLGPKPPRMER; this comes from the coding sequence ATGCAAACTGTAAAATTTGTTGCCATTAGCACATTTGGCTTAGAGAAACTGGTTAAGAATGAAATTGTAAGAATGGGATATGATATCACGTCGGTTGAAAACGGGTCGATCGCATTTGACGCCCCTCTTACGGCGATTGCAAAACTGAATTTAAACTTACGATGCGCGGAGCGTCTGTTTTTAGAGGTCGGTAAGTTCAAGGCATTGACTTTTGAAGAACTGTTTCAAGGAATAAAAGGAATCAGTTGGGAAAACTACATTCCAGGCGACGGTGCCTTCCCGGTGAATGCCAAATCGTACAAATCCAAGCTCTTCAGCCTATCAGACATACAGGCCATCTCCAAGAAGGCTATTGTTGAAAAATTGAAAGAGGAATATGGTTTTGCCTGGTTCAGGGAGACAGGTGCGGAGGTTTCTGTGCATGTCAATTTTTTAAACGATGTCGCCCAAGTATTGCTTGATACCTCAGGTTCGGGTCTTCACAGGCGTGGATACCGTAAAAAAGGAAATGAAGCTCCTTTGAAGGAGACGCTTGCAGCCGGGCTTGTTTTACTGTCCAACTGGTATGGTGACACGCCGCTGATCGATCCGATGTGCGGAACAGGCACCATACTCATCGAGGCTGCGATGTTCAAAAGAAATATCGCACCTGGTCTGAGCAGAAAATTTGCAAGTGAGGAATGGGATTTCATTCCTGACAACTGCTACAAGGACGCTAGAAAAGCGGCTTACGAGGCGATCAACTACGATCTTGATTTAACGATCAAGGGATACGATATCAGCGAAAAAACGATAGAGATCGCTAGAGAAAACGCCGAACTTGCAGGTGTGGACGATTGCATCACTTTTGAAGTTCAGGACATAAGGAACTGGACGCCTAAAGAAGAGGACGATTATGCGAGAATCATCTGTAATCCTCCTTATGGTGAAAGACTTGAGGATGAGGCCAAAGCATTTGCCCTTTATGAGGTAATGGGCAAAATAATACATGAGCAAGCCACATGGTCGTCGTTCATCCTGACGTCACATGAAAAATTTGAAGAAGCCTATCAAAAACAGGCGACAAGGAATAGAAAACTTTATAACGGAAAAATCAAATGTTATTATTATCAGTATTTAGGACCGAAACCACCAAGAATGGAGAGATGA
- a CDS encoding DUF5711 family protein, with the protein MDRTKLTARLFEVGLLFLIILFVFFLPNMITALKVNFFSTLLDIDRVSVIVMPDKLQSDVYVANETVVVGGDNQLMGYDKEGKMIWHRELRGTDTQLRSNSQYLLIAEKTRGEVVLVDSENVVVASVRDLGRLELISFSEDSRVAVKLAGENRILLLDDSLAITGSIDIGEGEIIDLQLPSVEEVVMLSVVDLNDNRFESHVLQFDMYGRPLGISDCQGQLIYSMHMSDYQVIVTDKSMMSFNKEAQLVAEIGSPGIVNNSVSYKNRLYTSMISTLEDGSEETKLMIYSDDLSSYEEMDLPIGADGLLVNDRFIAVYVDGLVTLYDHSLKQVGKINTQLTISNIQWLDQMTLVVNDSAEILIYEIH; encoded by the coding sequence GTGGATAGAACAAAATTGACCGCTCGTCTTTTTGAGGTGGGATTGCTGTTTCTTATCATCCTGTTCGTATTTTTCTTACCGAATATGATCACCGCTCTAAAGGTGAATTTCTTTTCGACCCTGCTCGACATTGATAGGGTGTCAGTCATCGTGATGCCTGACAAGCTGCAGTCGGATGTCTATGTAGCTAATGAAACGGTAGTCGTAGGTGGAGACAACCAGTTGATGGGCTATGACAAGGAAGGGAAAATGATATGGCACAGAGAGCTTCGAGGAACAGATACGCAGCTCAGGTCAAATTCACAGTATCTACTGATCGCTGAAAAGACTAGAGGCGAGGTCGTCCTAGTCGATTCGGAAAATGTCGTCGTCGCATCTGTCAGAGATCTAGGAAGACTTGAACTCATCAGTTTTTCAGAAGATTCAAGAGTCGCAGTGAAGCTTGCAGGGGAGAACAGAATCCTACTGCTTGATGATTCGCTAGCCATCACAGGATCCATCGACATTGGAGAAGGTGAAATCATCGATCTTCAATTACCGAGTGTGGAAGAAGTTGTCATGCTATCGGTTGTAGATTTAAATGACAACCGTTTTGAGAGCCATGTCCTTCAATTTGACATGTATGGACGACCGCTGGGGATAAGCGACTGCCAAGGACAACTGATCTACAGCATGCACATGTCCGACTATCAAGTCATCGTGACGGATAAGAGCATGATGAGCTTCAATAAGGAAGCCCAGCTTGTAGCGGAGATAGGGAGTCCGGGAATCGTGAACAATTCGGTGTCCTATAAGAACAGGTTGTATACGAGCATGATTTCCACCCTAGAGGATGGGAGCGAAGAGACAAAGCTCATGATCTATTCAGATGACCTGTCAAGTTATGAGGAGATGGACTTGCCAATCGGTGCGGACGGTCTTCTTGTGAATGATCGGTTCATCGCAGTCTATGTGGATGGACTGGTGACTCTGTATGACCATAGCTTAAAACAGGTAGGTAAGATCAACACACAGCTGACGATTTCAAATATTCAGTGGCTTGATCAAATGACACTCGTTGTCAATGATAGCGCAGAAATACTTATTTATGAAATTCACTAG
- a CDS encoding CvpA family protein encodes MNYLDMAIVIFMLYIVIMGYIHGFVRSLFNLLGYVVAAIATHYYYQIVKKMLVDLTTLDDKLTEFVKNRLQEMGAQSAQSTVTVSDLNAMNQLPLPAEIKEEIQSVLTNTATSVSSNIATVVSDLVMSFIAIVGLFVIILLVVKIVAAIFDVISKLPVLNTFNKAGGVLFGLLKGYIILSLIFVIAISFLSLGAHPQVESLLDTSVIAPVFINYNILLMWFSQFS; translated from the coding sequence ATGAATTATTTAGATATGGCAATAGTCATATTCATGCTCTATATCGTGATTATGGGATATATCCATGGTTTTGTGAGAAGTCTATTCAATTTACTAGGCTATGTCGTTGCTGCCATCGCTACCCATTACTATTACCAGATAGTCAAGAAAATGTTGGTCGATCTGACAACACTTGATGACAAGTTGACCGAGTTTGTGAAGAATCGTCTTCAGGAGATGGGAGCGCAATCCGCTCAGTCGACAGTGACGGTTTCTGATCTGAACGCGATGAACCAGCTACCGCTACCCGCTGAGATCAAGGAAGAGATTCAATCCGTTTTAACAAATACGGCGACGTCTGTCTCGTCCAACATAGCGACGGTGGTTTCAGATCTTGTCATGTCCTTTATCGCGATTGTCGGTTTGTTCGTCATCATTCTGCTTGTAGTCAAGATCGTTGCGGCGATTTTCGATGTCATTTCCAAGTTACCGGTGCTGAACACCTTCAACAAAGCCGGTGGAGTCCTATTTGGATTACTCAAGGGATATATCATATTATCGCTCATCTTTGTTATCGCAATTTCATTCCTATCCTTAGGAGCACACCCTCAAGTGGAGTCGCTTTTGGATACGTCGGTAATCGCACCGGTCTTTATCAACTATAATATACTGCTTATGTGGTTTAGTCAGTTCTCTTAA
- the yedF gene encoding sulfurtransferase-like selenium metabolism protein YedF, translating into MKKQCDQSKKEVDSFECSNYYIDPYRETTSELNEVFPSKQASHLDMLLIVKDDGIGTTGAALSGTLVINFFKSLAEKEPYPKVIIFMNRGILLTIEDSSCLSSLRELESKGVLILSNFTCLDYHKVMDKLAVGGVTNMYNIVELMKLSKNTITL; encoded by the coding sequence ATGAAAAAGCAATGTGATCAAAGCAAGAAGGAAGTGGATTCATTCGAGTGTTCTAATTATTACATTGATCCATATAGGGAGACTACCTCCGAATTGAACGAAGTCTTTCCCTCCAAGCAGGCCAGTCATCTAGATATGCTCCTGATTGTCAAGGACGATGGAATCGGAACCACAGGAGCAGCGCTATCGGGCACACTTGTCATCAATTTCTTCAAGTCGTTGGCAGAAAAGGAGCCCTACCCCAAGGTCATCATCTTCATGAACAGGGGCATTCTCCTAACGATCGAGGATTCAAGCTGTCTGAGTTCGTTGAGAGAGCTGGAATCTAAGGGTGTGCTGATTCTGTCTAATTTCACTTGTCTTGATTACCATAAAGTGATGGATAAGCTTGCAGTCGGTGGTGTGACCAATATGTATAACATTGTTGAATTGATGAAATTAAGTAAAAATACCATTACATTATAA
- a CDS encoding DUF951 domain-containing protein: MPLQLLKDDIVETKKPHPCGSYQFKLTRTGMDFRMQCMTCKKEIWIERPKLEKRIKKIIRNGVEVPKQEKTMGD; encoded by the coding sequence ATGCCTTTGCAATTATTAAAAGATGATATTGTGGAAACAAAAAAACCGCATCCATGCGGAAGCTATCAGTTTAAGCTGACAAGAACGGGCATGGATTTTAGGATGCAGTGCATGACCTGTAAGAAGGAAATCTGGATCGAGAGACCTAAGCTTGAGAAAAGGATAAAGAAGATCATAAGAAACGGCGTAGAAGTGCCGAAACAAGAAAAAACGATGGGCGATTGA